One part of the Lepeophtheirus salmonis chromosome 14, UVic_Lsal_1.4, whole genome shotgun sequence genome encodes these proteins:
- the LOC121128918 gene encoding SRR1-like protein — translation MMVDKDGFTIVTHSRKKKSCKTESIEFAKRIQQTLEDSSNFGEDDLLIAKRDMSLSLSKFRESKFYQSFIKSFLGNKVVRDIHSLVCFGLGTFLTKNPISNSSKVQLLFLLSLKSDLGIETSLVSDPIFFKSEIRFLQDSGLTVLKENIEGKFKVKEKTLFFLPHCPKQLTNNLLWSNWKDMDNIIIISNSFSCICDFSTDKELNSVYYLKKASNFVKETLIENNYQDLTIFNDLSFHTFDCSSLDLEEPDKLPPQYDINDVEFVKAL, via the exons ATGATGGTTGATAAAGACGGTTTCACTATTGTAACGCATAgcagaaaaaagaaaagttgtaAAACGGAATCCATAGAATTTGCGAAACGGATTCAACAGACTCTCGAAGATAGTTCAAACTTTGGAGAAGATGATTTATTAATCGCTAAGag gGATATGTCTCTAAGTCTATCAAAGTTTCGGGAATCGAAATTTTACCAAAGCTTTATCAAGAGctttttaggaaataaagtCGTCCGCGATATTCATTCACTTGTATGTTTTGGATTGGGTACGTTTCTGACCAAGAATCCTATTTCCAACTCATCGAAAGTTCAACTCTTGTTTCTATTGTCGTTAAAGTCGGACTTAGGGATCGAAACCTCGCTTGTTTCagatccaattttttttaaatcagagaTTCGCTTTCTTCAAGACTCAGGATTGACTGTGCTCAAGGAAAACATCGAAGGGAAGTTTAAAGTAAAGGAGAAAACCTTATTTTTCCTACCTCATTGTCCAAAACAGTTAACTAATAACTTACTCTGGTCCAACTGGAAAGATATGGATAACATCATTATAATTTCTAATAGTTTTAGTTGTATCTGTGACTTTTCTACTGATAAGGAACTTAATTCTGTTTATTATCTAAAGAAGgcttcaaattttgtaaaagaaactCTCATCGAAAACAACTACCAGGACTTAACGATTTTCAACGATCTTTCGTTTCATACCTTTGATTGCAGCTCTTTAGATTTAGAAGAACCAGATAAATTACCTCCCCAATATGACATCAATGATGTTGAATTTGTCAAGGCGTTGTAG
- the LOC121128919 gene encoding SRR1-like protein: MTVDKDGFTIVTRSRKKKSCKTESIEFAKRIQQTLEDSSNFGEDDLLIAKRDMSLSLSKFRESKFYQSFIKSFLGNKVVRDIHSLVCFGLGTFLTKNPISNSSKVQLLFLLSLKSDLGIETSLVSDPIFFKSEIRFLQDSGLTVLKENIEGKFKVKEKTLFFLPHCPKQLTNNLLWSNWKDLDNIIIISNSFSCICDFSTDKELNSVYYLKKASNFVKETLIENNYQDLTIFNDLSFHTFDCSSLDLEEPDKLPPQYDINDVEFVKAL, encoded by the exons ATGACGGTTGATAAAGACGGTTTCACTATTGTAACGCGTAgcagaaaaaagaaaagttgtaAAACGGAATCCATAGAATTTGCGAAACGGATTCAACAGACTCTCGAAGATAGTTCAAACTTTGGAGAAGATGATTTATTAATCGCTAAGag gGATATGTCTCTAAGTCTATCAAAGTTTCGGGAATCGAAATTTTACCAAAGCTTTATCAAGAGctttttaggaaataaagtCGTCCGCGATATTCATTCACTTGTATGTTTTGGATTGGGTACGTTTCTGACCAAGAATCCTATTTCTAACTCATCGAAAGTTCAACTCTTGTTTCTATTGTCGTTAAAGTCGGACTTAGGGATCGAAACCTCGCTTGTTTCagatccaattttttttaaatcagagaTTCGCTTTCTTCAAGACTCAGGATTGACTGTGCTCAAGGAAAACATCGAAGGGAAGTTTAAAGTAAAGGAGAAAACCTTATTTTTCCTACCTCATTGTCCAAAACAGTTAACTAATAACTTACTCTGGTCCAACTGGAAAGATCTGGATAACATCATTATAATTTCTAATAGTTTTAGTTGTATCTGTGACTTTTCTACTGATAAAGAACTTAATTCTGTTTATTATCTAAAGAAGgcttcaaattttgtaaaagaaactCTCATCGAAAACAACTACCAGGACTTAACGATTTTCAACGATCTTTCGTTTCATACCTTTGATTGCAGCTCTTTAGATTTAGAAGAACCAGATAAATTACCTCCTCAATATGACATCAATGATGTTGAATTTGTCAAGGCGTTGTAG